One Lampris incognitus isolate fLamInc1 chromosome 14, fLamInc1.hap2, whole genome shotgun sequence DNA window includes the following coding sequences:
- the nmur1b gene encoding neuromedin-U receptor 1 codes for MVPLLNCSFVAPSDNRASVTNTSHNSLGCPEALACGINISWILSNASSQDLDDICLSEEEYLAKYLGPPRSPAFLLVCVTYLAILLVGALGNALTCAIIVRFKAMRTPTNYYLFSLAVSDLLVLLLGMPLEIYEMWQNYPFLLGVGGCYFKTFLFETVCFASILTVTALSMERYVAVVHPLKVKHVNTHTHAKRVILTLWALSMLCAVPNTSLHGIMVLPPRFGREFPQSAICGLVRPTWIYNFIILITMLFFFLLPMLIMSILYLLIGLHLHTERIMRVLEARSGFVEESLSFSNKQKQRIRHRQVTKMLCVLVVVFGLCWAPFHVDRLVWSYIDAWSMQHFKMFECIHIVSGVCFYLSSAVNPILYNLMSSRFREMFRHVTCNSVSGRDPAAQVTQKTRSSMSKKAQHS; via the exons ATGGTACCTCTTTTGAACTGTTCCTTTGTGGCACCGTCAGACAACCGTGCCAGCGTTACCAACACTTCACACAATAGCCTAGGCTGCCCCGAGGCCTTGGCGTGCGGGATCAATATCTCCTGGATTTTGTCAAATGCTAGTTCCCAAGACTTGGATGACATCTGCCTGAGTGAGGAGGAGTACCTGGCCAAGTACCTGGGGCCCCCGAGGTCCCCTGCTTTCCTGCTGGTCTGTGTCACCTACCTCGCCATTCTCCTGGTGGGTGCCCTGGGCAATGCCCTGACTTGTGCCATCATCGTGCGCTTCAAGGCAATGAGGACGCCCACCAACTACTACCTGTTCAGCCTGGCGGTGTCGGACCTCCTGGTGCTGCTGCTTGGCATGCCGTTAGAAATTTACGAGATGTGGCAGAACTACCCTTtcctgttgggggtggggggctgctaCTTCAAGACCTTCCTGTTCGAGACTGTCTGCTTCGCTTCAATCCTCACCGTCACGGCGCTCAGCATGGAACGCTATGTGGCCGTGGTGCACCCCCTCAAGGTCaaacatgtgaacacacacacccacgccaaGCGAGTCATCCTCACACTGTGGGCGCTGTCCATGCTGTGCGCTGTGCCCAATACTAGCCTCCACGGCATCATGGTGTTGCCCCCCAGGTTTGGACGGGAGTTTCCTCAGTCTGCCATATGTG GTCTGGTCAGACCCACCTGGATATACAACTTCATCATCCTGATCACTATGCTGTTCTTCTTCCTGCTTCCCATGCTGATAATGAGTATTCTCTACCTGCTCATTGGCCTGCATCTGCACACAGAGCGGATAATGAGGGTGTTGGAGGCCAGATCAGGCTTTGTGGAAGAGAGCCTTTCCTTCTCAAACAAGCAGAAGCAGAGGATACGCCACCGGCAGGTCACCAAAATGCTGT GTGTGCTGGTAGTTGTTTTCGGCCTCTGCTGGGCACCCTTCCATGTAGACCGCTTGGTGTGGAGCTACATTGATGCCTGGTCCATGCAGCACTTCAAGATGTTCGAGTGCATCCACATCGTCTCTGGGGTCTGTTTCTACCTCAGCTCTGCCGTCAATCCCATCCTCTACAACCTCATGTCCTCCAGGTTCAGAGAGATGTTCAGGCATGTCACATGTAATTCGGTCAGTGGTAGAGACCCAGCCGCCCAGGTCACCCAGAAGACTCG AAGCTCGATGAGTAAAAAGGCCCAACATTCCTAG